Proteins from a genomic interval of Gossypium hirsutum isolate 1008001.06 chromosome A09, Gossypium_hirsutum_v2.1, whole genome shotgun sequence:
- the LOC107930213 gene encoding UPF0496 protein At3g49070 — MKKRIRARISKFLLPCTASSGNSTIIPNSIDVREEYANAFRTESYNEFWARVLSVSHLDFATCISPMDSTTAARLPSYRLFAEHLLDPDQPSVTRILTLTQNRPKTRTLLTDYFSQTANASLLCGLLLKDIDRTRVKYRSFRAAFQALEIGNEISGILACLLEFSNSTNPFQSTTPSSSKVGVIQAGCCELLKRLESSRHKVRSKLQIMSSLQHGSGLFLVALTASLTIIVASHALALLVAAPGLVAVSLELASTRRLARESAQLDAAAKGTYILNRDLDTISRLVARLNDELEDMCAMVKFWLAGGEDRLQASGEVARQLKKNDANFTQQLDELEEHLYLCFMTINRARNLVVKEILNLDPLTTRYSDPI, encoded by the exons ATGAAGAAAAGAATTAGGGCAAGGATCAGCAAGTTTCTTCTTCCATGTACTG CATCCAGTGGCAACTCTACAATTATTCCGAATAGCATTGATGTTCGTGAAGAATATGCGAATGCCTTCCGGACGGAATCATACAACGAGTTTTGGGCACGTGTTCTTTCAGTATCCCACTTGGATTTTGCCACGTGTATTAGCCCCATGGATTCAACCACTGCAGCTCGTCTTCCTTCTTATCGACTCTTCGCTGAGCATCTATTGGATCCGGACCAACCCTCAGTTACTCGGATCCTTACTTTGACCCAGAACCGACCCAAAACCCGCACTCTTTTAACCGACTATTTTTCCCAAACAGCCAATGCTTCTCTCCTATGTGGCCTCCTACTAAAAGATATCGACCGTACGCGTGTCAAGTACCGTTCTTTTAGGGCCGCCTTTCAAGCCCTCGAGATTGGGAATGAAATTTCGGGTATCCTCGCCTGTTTACTTGAATTCTCTAATTCAACCAACCCCTTTCAATCAACTACTCCATCTTCGAGTAAAGTTGGTGTGATTCAAGCCGGTTGCTGTGAATTGCTAAAACGGCTTGAATCTAGCCGACACAAGGTTCGATCTAAGCTCCAAATAATGAGCAGTTTACAACACGGGTCGGGCCTATTTCTAGTGGCGTTAACGGCTTCACTCACTATAATAGTTGCATCCCATGCTCTAGCATTGCTTGTGGCTGCGCCGGGTCTTGTAGCTGTGTCGCTTGAGCTGGCTTCCACGAGAAGACTTGCAAGGGAGTCGGCTCAGCTGGACGCAGCTGCTAAGGGAACTTATATATTGAATAGAGACCTGGACACAATTAGTCGGCTAGTGGCTCGACTAAATGATGAACTTGAGGACATGTGTGCAATGGTTAAGTTTTGGCTTGCGGGTGGAGAAGATCGACTACAAGCCAGTGGAGAAGTGGCGCGCCAACTGAAGAAGAACGATGCTAACTTTACTCAACAACTTGATGAATTAGAGGAGCATTTGTATTTGTGTTTCATGACCATAAATAGGGCTAGAAACCTTGTTGTGAAAGAAATTCTGAATCTGGATCCACTTACGACCCGATATTCTGATCCCATCTGA
- the LOC107930170 gene encoding uncharacterized protein, which yields MRNVSDSVQTVNAAATAIVSADSRVQPSTVQKKRWGSCWSFYWCFGSHRSSKRIGHAVLVPEALVPGVAVVAAQNASNPTGILLPFIAPPSSPASFLLSDPPSATQSPAGLLSLASLSVNANSPRGPASIFAIGPYAHETQLVTPPVFSALATEPSTAPFTPPPESVQVTTPSSPEVPFAKLLTSSLERAQRNSGINQKFGLSHYEFQSHQIYPVSPGGNLISPGSVISNSGTSSPFPDRRPILELRIAEAPKILGFEHFTTGKWGSRLGSGSLTPDGLGQGPRLGSGCMTPDGMGLDSGSWTPDGLPPSSRDIFVLESQISEVALFSNTENGPKNDETIVDHRVSFELSGDDIARYLDSKSFISNRTKSECPKDLVAEGRIDRDGMKKDLESSCKLFSRETSNETVEKASGESEEEHCYQKHRSVTLGSIKEFNFDSTKGEASDKPSIRSEWWANEKVAGKEVKPGNNWSFFPMLQS from the exons ATGAGAAACGTAAGCGACAGCGTCCAGACCGTCAACGCCGCTGCCACAGCAATCGTCTCCGCCGACTCCAGAGTCCAGCCTTCAACCGTTCAG AAGAAAAGATGGGGAAGCTGCTGGAGTTTTTACTGGTGTTTTGGATCTCACAGAAGCAGTAAGCGAATAGGTCATGCTGTTCTTGTCCCCGAAGCATTGGTACCTGGAGTTGCAGTTGTAGCTGCACAAAATGCAAGTAATCCAACTGGCATTCTATTGCCCTTTATTGCCCCTCCCTCATCTCCTGCATCATTTCTCCTATCAGATCCTCCTTCTGCCACCCAGTCGCCTGCTGGATTGCTATCCCTAGCATCGCTTTCAGTTAATGCCAACTCCCCCCGTGGACCTGCATCTATTTTTGCCATTGGCCCTTATGCACATGAAACCCAGTTAGTCACGCCACCTGTATTCTCTGCCTTGGCAACTGAACCATCTACTGCTCCTTTTACACCCCCTCCCGAATCAGTTCAAGTGACCACACCTTCATCCCCTGAAGTACCATTTGCTAAATTGCTGACATCTTCATTGGAGCGTGCTCAGAGAAACAGTGGGATCAATCAGAAATTTGGGTTATCCCATTACGAATTTCAGTCTCATCAAATATACCCTGTGTCGCCTGGTGGTAATCTCATATCACCTGGGTCTGTAATCTCTAATTCTGGCACTTCCTCTCCATTTCCTGATAGACGTCCCATCCTTGAGTTGCGCATAGCGGAGGCTCCTAAAATCTTAGGCTTTGAACATTTTACTACTGGCAAATGGGGTTCAAGGCTAGGCTCTGGATCATTAACTCCAGATGGACTGGGGCAAGGTCCAAGACTGGGTTCTGGATGTATGACTCCAGATGGTATGGGGTTGGATTCAGGATCATGGACACCTGATGGTTTGCCTCCTTCCTCACGAGACATTTTTGTTTTGGAGAGTCAGATTTCTGAGGTAGCGTTGTTTTCAAATACAGAGAATGGACCTAAAAATGATGAAACTATAGTTGACCACAGGGTCTCTTTTGAGTTGAGTGGTGACGATATTGCACGCTATCTTGACAGCAAGTCATTTATATCAAATAGAACCAAGTCAGAATGTCCGAAGGACTTGGTTGCAGAGGGCAGGATAGATAGAGATGGGATGAAAAAAGATCTAGAAAGTTCTTGTAAGTTGTTTAGCAGGGAAACTTCCAATGAAACGGTTGAAAAAGCTTCAGGAGAATCTGAAGAGGAGCATTGTTATCAAAAGCATCGTTCTGTTACACTTGGGTCAATTAAAGAGTTCAATTTTGACAGTACAAAAGGAGAAGCTTCTGATAAGCCTAGCATCAGGTCCGAGTGGTGGGCCAATGAAAAAGTTGCTGGAAAGGAAGTTAAGCCTGGTAACAACTGGTCTTTCTTTCCTATGTTGCAGTCATAG